TCCACTGATTCCAAGATCAAGATCATGTCCGTCACCACTTAAATGTATACCATACTGCTCGTTGCCTTCCGATCTGTACTGTATAAGTTCGGGAAGCGGCTGGAATATCAAGCGTTCTCCCCTACGAATTAGTTGTCTCGGCAACGTCATCGCTCCAGCCCACGCATGGGACTGTTGTGTCGGGATTTCCGTTTCCCACGTATCCATCCAGGCCACCATGATTCGTCGTCCCTGTGCATCCTCCATCGTCTGAGGTGCGTAAAAGTCGAAGCCACAGTCCAGCGGAACGTACTGCTCGTACTTCAGCACACCCTGATCTTCATCCAGCGTTCCCATCATATAAACGGTCGAATGCAAGTTGCGATAGTTGTCTCCCTGTGCAGGCATGCGCTGCGGAGACATGATCAGCACATCTCGGCCATCCAGTGTGAACAGATCTGGACATTCCCAATTGTCGCCAAGCGTCCCGTCACTCTGGGCCATAATGTTTACATAACTCCAATCCAGCAAGTCTGTTGAGCGGTATAACAGAATGACACCTTTGCCCGCAGCATCATTCGATCCAAGGACGCAATAGTACACACCGTTTCGTTCAAACACTTTTGGATCACGGAAGTCCTTCGGACTGGTATGCTCTGGGATCTGATCCAGCCGAATGACCGGATTCATCGCGCTTTTGACAAAATCAATCCCATTGTCCGAGACAGCGATATTCTGTGTCTGCAAGTAATCGTTATCCTTGTCGGGTCCAGTCACGATATGTCCCGTGTACATCAGCACCAATTTGCCATCCTGCACGATTGCACTTCCGGAGAAACAGCCTCCACTGTCGTAGCTCTGATCGGGCGCCAGTGCAACAGGCAGATAAGACCACGTAACCAAATCACGGCTCACCGCATGGCCCCAGTGCATCGGCCCCCATACCGGTTCGTAGGGATAATGCTGATAGAACATATGATACATCCCACCGAAGTATATGAAGCCGTTGGGATCATTCATCCAGCCCACCTCTGGCATCAAATGATAGGCCATTCGATAGGTTGGATCAACCTGATGTCGATGCGCCTTGATATATGCGTTGGCCCGGGCGAGTGTATAACTCTCCTTTGTTTGAGTCGAAGAACTCGTCAGTCCAAGATCTGTCTCTTGCCTTGTGTCTATATCCTGCTTCTCGTATCGTTCCTGGTTCATATGTCCTTCACTCCTGTCTCTCTCTATATCACCCAACTGAACTTATTTGATTGCCCCTTGCATGACCCCCTGAATAATGTACTTCTGCGCAAACAGATAAACGATCAGGACAGGCAGCAGGGTCAACACCAGACCAGCCATCAATGGACCGTAATCCACGGTATATGTCCCATAAAAATAAAACGTGGACAGCGGCAGCGTACGCTGCTCGGATGAAGTCAGCACCAAGGAAGGCAGTAAAAAATCATTCCATATCCACAATACATTCAGCACGCTAATCGTTACGGTTGTTGGTAGTAACACCGGCAGTACGATACGGAAAAAGGTTTGCACTCTGCCGCAGCCATCCATGAGAGCCGCTTCTTCAAGCTCCAGAGGAATACTTTTGATAAAGCCATGGTAGATAAATACGGCGAGTGGACTGCCAAAGCCAATATACATGTAGATCAGCGACCACTTGTTATCCAGCAGGCTAAGCGAGCCGTATATTTTAACCAGTGGAATCATAATGGC
This Paenibacillus xylanexedens DNA region includes the following protein-coding sequences:
- a CDS encoding glycoside hydrolase family 32 protein, translated to MNQERYEKQDIDTRQETDLGLTSSSTQTKESYTLARANAYIKAHRHQVDPTYRMAYHLMPEVGWMNDPNGFIYFGGMYHMFYQHYPYEPVWGPMHWGHAVSRDLVTWSYLPVALAPDQSYDSGGCFSGSAIVQDGKLVLMYTGHIVTGPDKDNDYLQTQNIAVSDNGIDFVKSAMNPVIRLDQIPEHTSPKDFRDPKVFERNGVYYCVLGSNDAAGKGVILLYRSTDLLDWSYVNIMAQSDGTLGDNWECPDLFTLDGRDVLIMSPQRMPAQGDNYRNLHSTVYMMGTLDEDQGVLKYEQYVPLDCGFDFYAPQTMEDAQGRRIMVAWMDTWETEIPTQQSHAWAGAMTLPRQLIRRGERLIFQPLPELIQYRSEGNEQYGIHLSGDGHDLDLGISGDRYELYAVFEAEQARHFGLKLRTGEDEETVISYDVEQRRLCLNREQAGQGPGGERAATVELLDGKLELHIFMDVSSVEVFIQQGEQVMTGRIYPGPNSTGIKAFSSGTCTLTELRKWDIRIPR
- a CDS encoding carbohydrate ABC transporter permease — encoded protein: MAGQSRILNWMKFIALIIVMILFVFPFVLLIVNSFKANQAITSDPLGLPSSFQFDNYVNAFDKMGYVSAFSNSLLITIAGVLLIALFAAMTAHYFVRHKSKLNQYLFFLMVAAMIIPFQAIMIPLVKIYGSLSLLDNKWSLIYMYIGFGSPLAVFIYHGFIKSIPLELEEAALMDGCGRVQTFFRIVLPVLLPTTVTISVLNVLWIWNDFLLPSLVLTSSEQRTLPLSTFYFYGTYTVDYGPLMAGLVLTLLPVLIVYLFAQKYIIQGVMQGAIK